From Caballeronia insecticola, a single genomic window includes:
- a CDS encoding propionate--CoA ligase, translating to MLCFRAELQRESEHAPRTLRLQRTRMPTYREAYRRSIEEPEAFWAEQARRIHWQTPFDQVLDASRPPFARWFVGGKTNLCHNAVDRHLASRAQQDALIYVSTETGIERRYTYAELHAEVNRMAAVMRSLHVKKGDRVLIYLPMIPEALFAMLACARIGAVHSVVFGGFAAPNLAARIDDAEPALIVTADAGARGGKVIDYTPLVDEALSRAQFKVPQVLLIDRQLAPERLQASYLVAYEPLREQFFDAHVPCEWLESNEPSYVLYTSGTTGRPKGVQRDVGGYAVALAASMEHVFQGAPGDTMFTASDIGWVVGHSYIIYAPLIAGLTTVMYEGTPIRPDGGIWWKLVEHYKINLMFTAPTAIRVLKKQDPALMEKYDLSSLRTLFLAGEPLDEPTAQWIQSALRKPVIDNYWQTETGWPMIAIPRGIEELPSKLGSPGVPSMGFNLKLRNEATGDECAPGEKGVVTLAYPLPPGCMQTVWRDDKRFVGTYWESVPNQQVYSTFDWGVQDEDGYVSILGRTDDVINVAGHRLGTREIEEALSAHPAVAEVAVVGIADAVKGQAAVAFVVLRDADRINAPGAREGMEAELCHAVDSQLGAIARPARVHFVAMLPKTRSGKLLRRAIAALAEGRDPGELPTIEDPSALMQVREALGN from the coding sequence ATGCTCTGTTTTCGTGCCGAGTTGCAACGAGAGTCAGAGCACGCACCACGCACCCTTCGCTTACAGAGGACGCGCATGCCGACTTACCGAGAAGCGTATCGCCGGTCGATCGAGGAGCCCGAAGCGTTCTGGGCCGAGCAGGCCCGCCGCATCCACTGGCAGACGCCGTTCGATCAGGTGCTCGACGCGAGCCGGCCGCCGTTTGCGCGCTGGTTCGTCGGCGGCAAAACCAATCTGTGCCATAACGCCGTCGATCGACATCTGGCGTCGCGCGCGCAGCAGGACGCGCTCATCTATGTGTCGACGGAAACGGGCATCGAGCGCCGTTATACCTACGCCGAACTGCACGCCGAAGTGAACCGCATGGCCGCCGTCATGCGCTCGCTGCACGTGAAGAAGGGCGACCGCGTGCTCATCTATCTGCCGATGATCCCCGAGGCGCTCTTTGCGATGCTCGCGTGCGCGCGCATCGGCGCGGTGCATTCGGTCGTGTTCGGCGGGTTCGCGGCGCCCAATCTCGCGGCGCGCATCGACGATGCCGAGCCGGCGCTCATCGTCACCGCGGATGCGGGCGCGCGCGGCGGCAAGGTGATCGACTACACGCCGCTCGTCGATGAAGCGTTGTCGCGCGCGCAGTTCAAGGTGCCGCAGGTGCTGCTGATCGACCGGCAACTGGCGCCTGAGCGTCTGCAGGCGAGCTATCTGGTTGCGTACGAGCCGCTGCGCGAACAATTCTTCGATGCCCACGTGCCGTGCGAATGGCTCGAATCGAACGAACCTTCCTACGTGCTCTACACGTCCGGGACCACCGGCCGCCCGAAAGGCGTGCAGCGCGACGTCGGCGGCTATGCGGTCGCGCTCGCGGCGTCGATGGAGCACGTCTTCCAGGGCGCGCCCGGCGACACGATGTTCACGGCATCCGACATCGGCTGGGTCGTGGGGCACAGCTACATCATCTATGCGCCGCTGATCGCGGGGCTCACGACCGTGATGTACGAAGGCACACCGATCCGGCCCGACGGCGGCATCTGGTGGAAGCTCGTCGAGCACTACAAGATCAATCTGATGTTCACCGCGCCGACCGCGATCCGCGTGCTCAAGAAGCAGGACCCGGCGCTGATGGAGAAATACGATCTGTCGAGTCTGCGCACGCTGTTTCTGGCGGGCGAGCCGCTCGACGAGCCGACCGCGCAGTGGATTCAGAGCGCGCTGCGCAAGCCCGTCATCGACAACTACTGGCAGACGGAAACCGGCTGGCCGATGATCGCGATTCCGCGCGGCATCGAGGAATTGCCGTCGAAGCTCGGCTCGCCCGGCGTGCCGTCGATGGGCTTCAATCTCAAGCTGCGCAACGAGGCCACCGGCGACGAATGCGCGCCGGGCGAAAAGGGCGTGGTGACGCTGGCGTATCCGTTGCCGCCGGGCTGCATGCAGACCGTGTGGCGCGACGACAAGCGCTTCGTCGGCACTTACTGGGAGAGCGTGCCGAACCAGCAGGTCTATTCGACCTTCGACTGGGGCGTGCAGGACGAAGACGGCTACGTGTCGATTCTCGGCCGCACGGACGACGTCATCAACGTGGCGGGGCATCGGCTGGGCACGCGCGAGATCGAGGAGGCGCTGTCGGCGCATCCGGCGGTGGCGGAAGTGGCGGTCGTCGGCATTGCGGACGCGGTGAAAGGGCAGGCTGCGGTGGCGTTCGTCGTGCTGCGCGATGCCGACCGCATCAATGCGCCGGGCGCGCGCGAAGGCATGGAAGCCGAACTGTGTCACGCGGTGGATTCGCAACTCGGCGCGATCGCGCGGCCGGCGCGCGTGCATTTCGTCGCAATGCTGCCGAAGACGCGTTCAGGCAAGCTGCTGCGGCGCGCGATTGCGGCACTGGCAGAAGGGCGCGATCCGGGCGAGTTGCCGACGATCGAGGACCCGAGTGCGTTGATGCAGGTGCGGGAAGCGCTGGGCAACTGA